Genomic window (Chitinophaga parva):
ACCGGCCGCCTCACCATCACCGGCATTGACGACCGTGGCATGCATTACCACCTGGCCACCCGTGGCGGGCAGCATGCGGATGGCGGCTTTGAAATAAAGAGCACCCCGGATGGGAACGGCACCGCGCTGCACTGGTACGTGACCTCCCACCTGGGCTACCTGCCCTGGTGGAAGTTCTTTGGCTTCGTGGCAGACCGTGTGCTGGGCCCGCAAATGGAAACGGCCCTGAATGCCCTGCGTGCTGATTGTGAGCACAGCATCGTGCCCAAACAGGTGCAGCCGGCAGATAGCGCGGCTGCACCGCAGCCCTGAGTAAAGCCGGGAGTTAAAAAGGATGGCCGGCAAAAATCATTGTTACCCGGAAGCGCCAGATGCAAAGGGTTTTCGTAATTTAAGGGCGCATTTAGCAATGCTTCACTCAAAACATATTTATGAAAACACTGCGTTTCTTACTCGTCATGCTGGCTGTAGCAACTACCAGCACCGTGTTTGCACAGGACAAGAAGCCCCGTGCCAGCGCGCATTCCACCGTTGAAGGCGCTAACATCAAGGTTACCTACGGTCAGCCCAAGAAAAAAGGCCGCGACATTTTTGGTGGCCTGGTTCCTTACGGCCAGGTATGGCGCACCGGTGCAGATGAAGCGACCGAGATCACCTTTACAAAGGATGCCACCTTTGGCGGCAAACCCGTAAAGGCCGGTACCTACACCCTGTTCACCATCCCCACCGCCACCGAATGGACCTTCATCCTGAACGGTAAGCTGGGCCAATGGGGTGCTTACGATTACGAAAAGAACAAGTCACAGGACGTATTGTCCGTGAAAGTGCCTTCTTCCAAGGAATCCAAAGTCACAGAAGAATTTACCATCACCCTGCCCCCGGGCAAGCTGGTGCTGGATTGGGACAAAACACATGTTGAAGTACCCGTGAAGTTTTAAAGTGAATTTTTTTTAAAGGAAGACCGCCTGTTTGGGCGGTCTTTTTTTTTATCCCAGGTCTTAGGTCCCAGGTCTTAAGTCCTAAGTCTGTAATGCGCTTGGGAGATCTGCGTGTATGCTATAAACAGAACAATTAAAACTTTGAGAGCCTGGTACCTGGGACTTAAGACCCAGGACCTAATTTCAGTACCTAGGACCTAAGACTTAAGACCTAGGACCTGGTTTCAGTACCCAGGGCCTGATTTCTACGACAAAAACTGCACTTCAAAACAATGCAAGCCTTCCGCATAGTGATACCCGAATTTCCATCCCTGAGCTTCGCAGATCCTCGCTACGATGGCCAGTCCCAGGCCGTTGCTGTCCTGCGCATAGGCGTGATATTTTTTGAAGCGTTCAAACTGGTGGGATACCGGTAAGGCCGGCAGGTCGCTCGTGTTTTGTACTGCGAAGTGGTGGGCGTCCAGGGTAATGATGATCTCCCCGTTTGCCTGGTTGTATTTGATGGCATTGCCCAGCAGGTTGCTCACCAGTGTATCCGCCAGCACCGGGTGCAGGGGCAGGGCGCGCGGGGATTGTATGTCCAGCCGCACCGCAATTTGTCTTTCCTGCAGTTGCAGGTCAAACAGCTGAAGGTATTTTCTGATCACCGCTTCCAGGGAAATGGTGTTCTCCGTGGCGTATTGATGGTTCTCGATCTTGGCGAGGAACAGGAGGTTATGGGTGAGGCGCGACAGCCGCTGCAAGGCATCGCTGGTTTGCAGTACGGCCTGGCCCTGGCCCTGGGTGAGGGAAGGGTCCTGCATGAAAAGCTCCAGTTGCTGCTGTGCAATAGCGAGCGGCGTTTGCATTTCGTGGGCGGCATCTTCCGTGAGGGATTTCATGGCCTGGTAGTCGCGGTGGATGCGGGCCGTCATCTGGCTCAGCGCATTGTTCAGGCGACGGAATTCCTGGGTGTTGCTGGGTGCCAGGGTAAGTTGGCCCAGCTGCTCCAGTTGCAGCTGCTGCATGCTTTCCAGCGTACGGTAAAAAGGGCTCCACATGCGCCGGCTCAGGGCCCAGTTCAGCAGCAGGATGCAGCCCAGTAAGGCCATGAAAATAAAGGCCATGGCCATGCCGATGTTGCTGAACCAGTCTTCCTTTTCCAGCAAAGACCGGCGCATCGTCAGCACATAATCCTTACCCTGCACCGTTACCAGTTCTTTACGTTCGCGGAAGGGCACGTCTTCATCATCCACTTCCTGGAAAAGCATCACGTCGTGCGTTTTTCCAAAATGCTGATGATGATCTGCCGGGCCTGCGGGCGCTATATCAAAGGGCTGGGTGTGTATGTTCAGTACCGCGGGGTCCAGGTCCGGCGAGGCCAGGTACCGGCGCCAGTAGCGGCTGTCGTTTTCCAGCTCTTCATCGGTTTCATGTTCCAGTTGGTTATTGAGTTGCTTGTACAGCACAAAACCGGCACCGGCCATGAGGGGAGCCAGCAGCAGGGAAAAATAAAGCGTGGTTTTGGTAAGCAGGCGCATAGGTGGGCATTAATCAGAGAAGCGGTAACCGGTGCCGTATACCGTTTGTATATAGTCCGGGCTACCGGCGTCCAGCAGCTTGCGGCGCAGGTTTTTGATGTGGGTATAAATAAAATCGTAGGTACCGGCGTACAGGTAGTCGTCTCCCCATACATGCCCTGCCAGGGCGGATTTGGTGACCACACGGCGTTGGTTGGCAATGAAGTACATGAGCAGCTGGTATTCCTTGCCGGTGAGGTCCAGCGGGGTCTCATTTACATAAGCTACTTGTGAAGTGGTGTTCACTTTGATCTCGTTAAAACCCACCACCGTATTGCCGTTGAATCGCTTGCGCCGCATCAGGGCGTTCATACGGGCATTCAGTTCGGACAGGTGAAAAGGCTTGGTCAGGTAGTCGTCTGATCCCAGCTCCAGCCCCCGCAGCTTATCTTCCAGCGCATTGCGCGCAGAGATGATGATAATGCCTGCACTGGCATCCAGGGATTTCAGTTCTTCCACCAGCGCCAGGCCGTTGCCATGCGGCAGCCCTATATCTACGATCATGCAGTCGTAATCAAATTCCGCTATCTTGTCCCGCCCTTCCGGGAAGTCATGTGCTGCGGTGACAACGTGCCCCTGCTGCTCCAGGTATTGTTGCATACTGGTGCTGAGGGCCGGTTCGTCTTCGATGATCAATACTTTCATAATTTTACCGGTTCTATCAAAGATAAACCTTTAAAAGCACGAAAGTGAAGCCCTATTCTGTAGCGGGCCTGAAGCTAGGAGCGGCGGCGGTCAGACAGTACCAGCACTACGCCCACAATGGCTACAATGCCGCCGGCGTAAGTGGGCCAGCCTATCCATTTGTTTTCCTTTTTGTTTATTTCCACGGGGCCCAGGTCTACTACCTTCTTTTCCGTTTGTACAGAGAAACCGCGGATCACGATCATGGCTATACCCGCGATGATGAGAACAATACCCAATGTCTTCATGTTATATAGATTTAGCAATATGCAGGCAATCGCTGCGCCAGTTTTCAGCCTGGGCTGCACCCCGGGGTGGGAAATAATTCCACAAGCTAAGCCTGGAAAGTGTGGAATTACCTGCAAAAAGCCCTTTTCCGGTATAGATGGTTTTTTGGCACAGATTTGTAGTGGTTTAATTAAACCATACACAACTAAAAACAAGAACCTTTAAACGATATTTTTGTATGAACAATGGCATCATCACTTTAGACTTCGATCTTAAGATCTGCTATTATTTTAACCAGCATTCCAACATGATCCGCGCCATCGCGGTAAGTGATAACCAGGACGCCACCCTTGCTGCTTTGGAACGTTTTAAAGATGAGAACCGCGCCGGTGGCTTTGAATGGAACGAGGCCATGGAAAACCGCTTCAAACACGTGGCCCGCCGTTATTTCAGCGAAAATTAAAGAACAACAAATACTTACTGCATGCCTACATTTATGCACTCATCCGGGGATCACAATACTGCGGTGAACCTGGACCTGGTAAAGAACATCCGCCAGGAAACCATTGAAGGAAAAAAAACACTGGTGTTCGTATTTGATCCTTCCTTTATCGTGGAGTGGTCCTATATCGATAATGCACATTTTGAGAATGATGTGCGGCGGCTGCAGGACAACTTTTTCATTTGATTTTGGATTGTCTGCAAGGACTAATTTGAGATCGGGAAAGGCGCACTTGCAAGTGCGCCTTTCTTTATGCTTATACTTTTTCCTGTTGCCCGCTGTCCAGGCTGCGGTAGATGGCTTCAATCACCTTCATATCCTTCCTGCCTTCTTCGCCGGGTACAATGGAAGGCGTGCTGGTACGCACGGCCGTGGCAAATGCATCCATCTGCGCGGCCTGTTGCGTAATATGGGGAAAAGGCATCGGGCCCTGGGATGTTTTGCCGGCCAGGCCTCCATAGCCATACGCCGGTGATATTTCAAACCATCCTTTCGGTGCGTCCGCGTGCAGGATGCTGGCGTTTTCATTATAGCTCGTTTTGCAATTGGCGATGCATCCACCGGGGAATGCCATCTGCCAGTACACCGTTTCTTCTACTTCGGTAAAAAATTCCGGCCGGGTCTTTTCCTGGCGGGCCTTTACCCATAGCGGCTCTTCGCCGGTTACGTAGCGGGCACCCTGTACCACGTACACGCCCATGTCCATCAGCGGCCCACCACCGGCCAGTTTCTTTTTCAGGCGCCAGGCAGAATTGTCCGTGCCGCCATACACAAAACCATTGCTGGAGTGAATTGCTGTTACCGGGCCATAGACTTTCTGTTGGCCCAGCCGCATCATTTCTTTATTGAAGGGCTCAAAGTGCAGGCGGTAGCCAATGGAAAGCAGCCGGTTGGCCTGTTTGCAGGCGCTGATCATTTCATCACATTCCGCTACGCTCAGCGCCATGGGCTTTTCACAGATCACGTGTTTGCCTGCCTTTGCCGCGCGGATGGTGTATTCTTTATGCAGGAACACCGGCAGCACCACGTATACAATATCAATATCGGGATTGTCTGCAATGCTGTCAAAATCCTGGTAGTTGTAGATATTCTTCTGCGGGATGTTGTATTTGTCCGCCCAGATCTTTTCCTTGGCCGGCGTCCCGGTTACAATACCGGCCAGGTAACAGTTTTTAGTTTCCTGCAGGGCTGGCGCCAGCTGGCCGCCGGCGTAGCTGCCCAGGCCTACCAGGGCAATGCCCAGTTTTTTTTCCCGCGGGCTGCAGGCGGCCAGCAGCGGGTGGGAGAGCAGGGCGCCGCCCAGTCCGAGGGACAGGTTGCGCACAAAACGGCGACGGGAAGGTTGATAAGTCATGGCAGTGGTATTTTGGATGATCATTTTTGCGGCAAAGCAAATGCCATATACACATCATTGGACGGCAGGTGCAGCTTGCCACCACCACAGGCAATGAACACGTACTGGCGGCCGCCAATGGCCGCTACGGCTGGTGTGGCAAAGGCGGGTGCCGGCAGCCGGGTTTCCCACAGTACTTTACCCGTGCGCTGGCTGAAGGCGCGGAACATGCTATCGCGCGTAGCGCCAATGAACAACAAACCGCCGGCGGTAGCTACCGGTGCTCCATAGTTTTCCGTGCCCGTGTGCCGGCCGGGGTAGCGGCCGTCTTCGCCCAGCGGCACCTGCCAGGCATACTGTCCGGTGTTCAGGTCTATAGCGCTCAGCGTGCCCCAGGGTGGGCGCAGGGCCGGGGCGCCGCTCTTAGACAGGAACTTATTGTAGCCGGTAAAGGTATAAGGCAGCTCCTGGAACGGATCGGGCGGTGCGGCCGGCTTGCTGAAGGGCTGCTTTTGCAGGTCCGGCAGCTCCAGAATGTAGCTGGCAATGGCCTTTTGCGTTTCCGCATCCAGTTGGCTAAAGGCGGGCATCATGCGGCGGCCGGTGTTGACCAGGTGCAGGAAGGAAGACAGGTTGTATTTTTTATTCACGTTGATCAGCGAGGGATAATTGCCCGCACCCTTGCGGTCCGGTCCGTGGCAGGCCATGCAGTTGCTGCGGTACAGGCGTGCGCCGGCATGCGCAAAGTCTTCATGGGTGGCGGCTTTCGGGGCCGGTGTCATGGTTAGTACCCAGGCCATTTCATTGGCATTGAGGTACAGCATACCGGTGTTGGGATCTGCAGCCGGCCCGCCCCATTCCGCGCCCCCGTCAAAGCCGGGCAGCACCACGGTGCCCCTGGTGCTGGGGGGCAGGAAGGGAGAACCATATTGCAGGGTGTCCAGCCTTCTTTTTACCTGTGCATATTCACTGTCAGATAGCAGGGGATTCAGCTCTTCGGGGCTGAAATGCTGCCGCACAAAGGGTTTTGGCGTACTGGAGGTGGGTTGTGTAGGCCAGAGTTTTTCTCCTTCCAGGGTACTTTGATCGTCCACTTTCGTTTCCTCCACGGGGTATACCGGCTTGCCGGTGGCCCTTTCCAGCACAAAGATGAAACCCGTCTTCGTGGTTTGTACCGCTACGTCTATGGGCTTACCGTCCTTGTGAATGGTGAGCAGTACCGGCGGGTTCGGAAAATCACGGTCCCACACATCGTGGTGGATGCCCTGGAAATGCCATACATGCTTGCCGGTAGCGGCATCCAGTGCCAGCAGGCAGTTGCCGTACAAGCCGCTGCCATGGCGCTTCCCGCCGTAGAAGTCAAATGCTGGTGAGCCCACGGGGCAGAAGAGCAGGCCGCGTTCTTCATCCAGGCTAAAGCCGCTCCATACATTGGCGCCGCCTATGTGTGCATAAGCGGTGCTGTCGTCCCAGGTTTCATAGCCCGGTTCTCCCGGCTGGGGAATGGTGTGAAACGTCCACCGGATGGCGCCTGTGCGCAGGTCGTAGGCGCGGATGTAACCAGGGGCAGCGGCCGCATTTTCAGACACGCGGCAGCCCATGATGAGCAGGTCTTTATACACCATGCCCGCCGTGCTGGCGGTCACGAACAGGTCTTGTGCGCGGGCGCCCAGGCCCTGGTGCAGGTCCACGGCGCCATCCTGCCCAAAGCCGGGCTCCAGGCGGCCGGTGGCGGCATTTACACACAGCAGCAGCGGGCCTACAGTGTAATAGATATGCTTTGCTTTTCCATCCGTCCAGTAGGTGATGCCCCGGCAGGTATTCTGGAATAGTTTACTGCGTATAGCCGTGGGGGTGGTAGCGCTGTCAAACGGGTTGAACTGCCAAATCCGCTTGCCGGTGAGTGCTTCCAGCGCAATGAGCTTTAGCTGGGGTGTGGTGGCATAGAGCGTACTGTCTATGATCAGCGGGTTGCATTGGATCTCTGAGTGGGCGGCCGTGTCTGCATCGCCGGTGTGGTAGGTCCAGAGCGGGCGGAGGGCAGCTACATTGCTGGTGTCTATCTGGGCCAGGGAGCTGTATTTCTGGGCGTCCGGGCTGCCGTTATACACGGTCCAGGTGTCACGGGCGGGAAAATGGGGCTTACACGAGAAGAGGGCTGCGAGTAGCAGCACGGGGACAAATTTTTGCATGCGTGGAATCCATTGTGAGCTTTAATGTAGAAAATATCCCTGCTATTTGCAAGCTATTTCCCGGAAAGGCATCAAAATTGCGGCAACTGTGCGGCCACAAAACGAAAGATGATGATGAAATACCTGATGCTGCTCTTATTACTGGTATCCGGGCCCTCTGTGCTGGCGCAATACAATGATAGTACGCATTATTACATCCGTTATGCCTCCACGGGCTCTATCAATAGTACAAACGAAGGGCATTCTTACCTGCTGAACAATGCTTTGAAAACCGGCATTAAGAAATCCCGCTTCTCCCTGAATGGTAACGCCGGGTATGTTTACGGGCAGCAGGATAGCAGTATTACCAACAACGACTTTGGCGCTTCCATTGATTTTAATTACAAAAGCTCCCTGCCCAAAATGTACTACTGGGGCCTGGCCAACTATGATAAAAGCCTTTCCCTGAAGATCAATGACCGCCTGCAGGTGGGCGGAGGGCTGGCTTACAGCCTGGTAGAAACCAAGAACAGCATGCTCAATATCAGCGATGGTATTTTGTATGAAAAGAGTGACCTGTTCCTGGAAGATACCATCCATGATGTGTACCATACTTTCCGTAATTCCCTGCGCCTGCAGTACCGCTTTTCCATCCACGACATGATCATTTTTGACGGGAATAACTTCTATCAGCCATCCTTACAGAATGGAGGCGACTACATTTTACGCTTCGCGAACAGCCTTTCCGTAAAACTCTACAAGTGGCTGTTGATCACGGCTACCATGAATTATAACCGGAACAGCCGTACGGAAAAAGAAAACCTCCTGTTTAATTATGGGATTACGTTTGAGAAGTATTTCTGATAAGGCCGGCTACCTGGCGATCGCTGCCCTGCATTTCCTGCACACGCCTTTCAATATCATATCCCTTCCACTGGCCTCAAACCCTTCCGGTACGCAGGTTTCCGGCACCGGCGCTTCCGGTATACAGGTAAGCTCCTTACACTGCACACATAAAAAATGCTGGTGCGCCTGCTGGTGCACATCTGGTGGATGCAACGCGTAATATACATTCGTATCCGCACTGGGCACGGTGTGCAATACA
Coding sequences:
- a CDS encoding SRPBCC family protein gives rise to the protein MRFFKLFLISVFGLAVVIFLLSLLLPPNAVVERIGVIESPKDTVAAHLTDLRRWKSWYPMFRQDTLFQLQISEPASGVGAWAHWTSKTDVTDTGRLTITGIDDRGMHYHLATRGGQHADGGFEIKSTPDGNGTALHWYVTSHLGYLPWWKFFGFVADRVLGPQMETALNALRADCEHSIVPKQVQPADSAAAPQP
- a CDS encoding DUF2911 domain-containing protein, giving the protein MKTLRFLLVMLAVATTSTVFAQDKKPRASAHSTVEGANIKVTYGQPKKKGRDIFGGLVPYGQVWRTGADEATEITFTKDATFGGKPVKAGTYTLFTIPTATEWTFILNGKLGQWGAYDYEKNKSQDVLSVKVPSSKESKVTEEFTITLPPGKLVLDWDKTHVEVPVKF
- a CDS encoding sensor histidine kinase; protein product: MRLLTKTTLYFSLLLAPLMAGAGFVLYKQLNNQLEHETDEELENDSRYWRRYLASPDLDPAVLNIHTQPFDIAPAGPADHHQHFGKTHDVMLFQEVDDEDVPFRERKELVTVQGKDYVLTMRRSLLEKEDWFSNIGMAMAFIFMALLGCILLLNWALSRRMWSPFYRTLESMQQLQLEQLGQLTLAPSNTQEFRRLNNALSQMTARIHRDYQAMKSLTEDAAHEMQTPLAIAQQQLELFMQDPSLTQGQGQAVLQTSDALQRLSRLTHNLLFLAKIENHQYATENTISLEAVIRKYLQLFDLQLQERQIAVRLDIQSPRALPLHPVLADTLVSNLLGNAIKYNQANGEIIITLDAHHFAVQNTSDLPALPVSHQFERFKKYHAYAQDSNGLGLAIVARICEAQGWKFGYHYAEGLHCFEVQFLS
- a CDS encoding response regulator transcription factor produces the protein MKVLIIEDEPALSTSMQQYLEQQGHVVTAAHDFPEGRDKIAEFDYDCMIVDIGLPHGNGLALVEELKSLDASAGIIIISARNALEDKLRGLELGSDDYLTKPFHLSELNARMNALMRRKRFNGNTVVGFNEIKVNTTSQVAYVNETPLDLTGKEYQLLMYFIANQRRVVTKSALAGHVWGDDYLYAGTYDFIYTHIKNLRRKLLDAGSPDYIQTVYGTGYRFSD
- a CDS encoding Gfo/Idh/MocA family protein, with amino-acid sequence MTYQPSRRRFVRNLSLGLGGALLSHPLLAACSPREKKLGIALVGLGSYAGGQLAPALQETKNCYLAGIVTGTPAKEKIWADKYNIPQKNIYNYQDFDSIADNPDIDIVYVVLPVFLHKEYTIRAAKAGKHVICEKPMALSVAECDEMISACKQANRLLSIGYRLHFEPFNKEMMRLGQQKVYGPVTAIHSSNGFVYGGTDNSAWRLKKKLAGGGPLMDMGVYVVQGARYVTGEEPLWVKARQEKTRPEFFTEVEETVYWQMAFPGGCIANCKTSYNENASILHADAPKGWFEISPAYGYGGLAGKTSQGPMPFPHITQQAAQMDAFATAVRTSTPSIVPGEEGRKDMKVIEAIYRSLDSGQQEKV
- a CDS encoding outer membrane protein assembly factor BamB family protein, whose protein sequence is MQKFVPVLLLAALFSCKPHFPARDTWTVYNGSPDAQKYSSLAQIDTSNVAALRPLWTYHTGDADTAAHSEIQCNPLIIDSTLYATTPQLKLIALEALTGKRIWQFNPFDSATTPTAIRSKLFQNTCRGITYWTDGKAKHIYYTVGPLLLCVNAATGRLEPGFGQDGAVDLHQGLGARAQDLFVTASTAGMVYKDLLIMGCRVSENAAAAPGYIRAYDLRTGAIRWTFHTIPQPGEPGYETWDDSTAYAHIGGANVWSGFSLDEERGLLFCPVGSPAFDFYGGKRHGSGLYGNCLLALDAATGKHVWHFQGIHHDVWDRDFPNPPVLLTIHKDGKPIDVAVQTTKTGFIFVLERATGKPVYPVEETKVDDQSTLEGEKLWPTQPTSSTPKPFVRQHFSPEELNPLLSDSEYAQVKRRLDTLQYGSPFLPPSTRGTVVLPGFDGGAEWGGPAADPNTGMLYLNANEMAWVLTMTPAPKAATHEDFAHAGARLYRSNCMACHGPDRKGAGNYPSLINVNKKYNLSSFLHLVNTGRRMMPAFSQLDAETQKAIASYILELPDLQKQPFSKPAAPPDPFQELPYTFTGYNKFLSKSGAPALRPPWGTLSAIDLNTGQYAWQVPLGEDGRYPGRHTGTENYGAPVATAGGLLFIGATRDSMFRAFSQRTGKVLWETRLPAPAFATPAVAAIGGRQYVFIACGGGKLHLPSNDVYMAFALPQK
- a CDS encoding DUF481 domain-containing protein — translated: MMKYLMLLLLLVSGPSVLAQYNDSTHYYIRYASTGSINSTNEGHSYLLNNALKTGIKKSRFSLNGNAGYVYGQQDSSITNNDFGASIDFNYKSSLPKMYYWGLANYDKSLSLKINDRLQVGGGLAYSLVETKNSMLNISDGILYEKSDLFLEDTIHDVYHTFRNSLRLQYRFSIHDMIIFDGNNFYQPSLQNGGDYILRFANSLSVKLYKWLLITATMNYNRNSRTEKENLLFNYGITFEKYF
- a CDS encoding Fur family transcriptional regulator — its product is MTSFRESRKILSFYKLPVTQSRLEILHAFLCASAALDQGAIARYCTYKPDRATIYRNLQVLVARGVLHTVPSADTNVYYALHPPDVHQQAHQHFLCVQCKELTCIPEAPVPETCVPEGFEASGRDMILKGVCRKCRAAIAR